The following proteins are co-located in the Flectobacillus major DSM 103 genome:
- a CDS encoding Gfo/Idh/MocA family protein, with the protein MKKTLQRRDFIQKGGIALAAGLVLPNSVLAKKDDRKVRLGFIGVGLRGRNHVKNATAFPEVEITCICDIDPQAIAAAQKILKESGRKEAAVYGKNDLDFENMVKRDDIDGIIIATPWEWHVPMALAAMKAGKYAGLEVSATVKLQESWDLVNTFEKTGSHCMLLENVCYRRDVMAVLNMVRDNLFGEITHLECGYEHDLRHVKFNNGKQAYGGGVEFGANAFSEAKWRTQHSVDRNGDLYPTHGLGPVAEMININRGNQFLYLTSMASKGVALHKYIVDNGGENHPNAKVKFKLGDVVQTMIKCANGETILITHDTNSPRPYSLGFRVQGASGLWMDEGNQIYVEKVSAKNDVWESDEAYMKKYDHAVWKKLEQEAVGAGHGGMDYFVIRDFINAVKNKTTPPIDVYDAAAWSAISPLSEMSIAKGSAPVAIPDFTRGKWKTRKPIFGLEV; encoded by the coding sequence ATGAAAAAGACATTACAACGACGCGATTTTATACAAAAAGGAGGTATCGCCCTTGCAGCAGGGTTGGTACTGCCCAATAGTGTTTTAGCCAAGAAAGATGACCGAAAAGTACGTCTAGGCTTTATTGGTGTAGGTTTACGAGGTCGAAACCACGTAAAAAATGCTACGGCTTTTCCAGAGGTAGAGATTACTTGTATTTGTGATATTGACCCACAGGCTATTGCAGCCGCTCAGAAGATTTTGAAAGAGTCAGGGAGAAAAGAGGCTGCTGTTTATGGTAAAAACGACCTAGATTTTGAAAACATGGTAAAGCGCGACGATATCGACGGTATCATTATAGCCACACCATGGGAATGGCACGTACCGATGGCACTAGCCGCCATGAAAGCAGGAAAATATGCAGGATTGGAGGTTTCGGCTACCGTAAAATTGCAAGAATCATGGGATTTGGTGAATACCTTCGAAAAAACAGGCTCGCACTGCATGCTGCTCGAGAATGTATGCTACCGTCGCGATGTTATGGCTGTATTGAATATGGTTCGTGACAATCTTTTTGGTGAAATCACTCATTTAGAATGTGGTTACGAACACGATTTGCGGCATGTAAAATTCAACAATGGCAAACAAGCCTACGGTGGTGGTGTCGAATTTGGGGCAAATGCCTTCAGTGAAGCCAAATGGAGAACCCAGCATTCGGTTGATAGAAACGGCGACCTTTATCCAACACACGGCTTGGGGCCTGTAGCCGAAATGATTAATATCAACCGTGGTAATCAGTTTTTGTACCTAACGTCGATGGCATCAAAAGGCGTTGCTTTACACAAATATATCGTAGACAATGGGGGCGAAAATCACCCAAATGCAAAGGTAAAATTCAAATTGGGAGACGTTGTACAAACCATGATTAAGTGTGCCAATGGCGAAACTATTTTAATTACACACGACACCAATTCGCCTCGTCCTTATTCGTTGGGCTTTAGGGTACAAGGTGCAAGTGGCTTGTGGATGGACGAAGGCAACCAGATTTATGTAGAAAAAGTATCGGCAAAAAACGATGTTTGGGAATCGGATGAAGCCTATATGAAAAAATATGACCATGCCGTTTGGAAAAAATTAGAACAAGAGGCCGTTGGGGCAGGTCATGGAGGTATGGATTATTTTGTTATCCGTGATTTTATTAATGCTGTCAAAAACAAAACCACCCCTCCTATCGATGTCTACGATGCAGCAGCGTGGTCGGCCATCAGTCCACTTTCTGAAATGTCGATTGCCAAGGGATCGGCCCCAGTAGCAATCCCCGATTTTACACGTGGTAAGTGGAAAACCCGAAAACCAATCTTTGGATTGGAAGTTTAG